The segment ggtacctgTGTTCCCATCACTGGATCCACTATTGTAAGGTCATGATCCCGCAAAAGGCATAGTCGCAAACGTGGATTGGAGACCTGATgatatttaaaacattgtgagaaacggctcactctgaggtaatttcttacttaaatatttgaatctaaaaaaaaaccagtttccaggtgtctgaaagcacacaaatttgtgcacaaatagcgttttgtcttttgttattttctttcacttcgattaccaatttcGCCCAAattttcccttaaaaaaaaaaaaaacacttgacactattggtgtaATTAACTAAACAAAGTTAAAACgaattttttaaaacacaacctcaaaagtattttaaaaaaaaattgaccagGCAGACACTAAAACTATTGTggttcggaacagaaaaacaaaagttcacagatttacaaataacttacagggtttacagaaggtagtggtgaaatacttcttttgaaatattattccatgaaatgctttactttttgagaaaacagtaaaacaatatcaattctcgttaacgagaattacggatttattttaaacacatgtcatgacacggcgaaacgcgcggatacaagggtgggtttccccgttattttctcccgactccgatgaccgattaagcccaaattttcacaggtttgttatttgatatagaagttgtgatacacgaagtgtgggccttggacaatactgtttaccgaaagggtccaatggctttaacgacaatggacactattggtatttgtcaaaaaccagtcttccgcacaaaataacaaacctgtgaaaatttgggccaataataatgaaagaaaaaaacacccttgtcacacgaagttgtgtgcttttagatgcttgatttcgagacctcaaattctaattatgagttctcgaaaaatacgttacttcagagggagccgtttctcacaatgtttaatactaccaacagctccccattagtcgctgccaagtgaggttttatgctaataattattttgagtaattactgatagtgtccactgcctttaagcatatatgttgggaaacaacaaatttatatCCATCATCCATTATGCTAATTAAAAAACCCAGTTATTATCAGGATAACGTTTGGAGTTACAATTTTGACAGGACTATACATTCAAAGGGACAAATAAGAAACTACTATTACAGCTGCTGCAGCTTCGGCTGGATCGCCGCGACACCATGCGTTGTTGTTTTAAGAAAGTACTTACATGAGCAACAGTTGGGCTACCTTTAGTGGCCGCACTCACGTCTGATCCAGAATGCAGAAATACAGACTGTCATAACACAAACAATGTTATTTccaacaaattgttttcttcttcacagaGTATGTGTTCGGTATCACAATTCATGATTGGCAAACCTTGGATGGAACTAACGGTCATACTGTCACTAATAACTTGCGCGTTATTCTGTTTTGATTACCAGGTTGGATTGATCAGTGGTATAGCTATGATCGTTGGAACAATGATAGGATCTGGAATCTTCGTATCTCCAAAGGGAGTCCTGAGACAGACCGAGAGCGTTGGGATGAGTCTGATAGTCTGGATGCTGTGCGGAGTACTTTCCATCATTGGTACATACTTTAAAGGGTTAGGGTGAGGGTTAAATAAAGATAAGGGTTGGAAAACTACGGGCAGACTTCGTCACTGATTGTGAAATGCTCTTTTAGATACGGGCTTCAAAAAGCTACGATGatcttacaaacaaaattttttgtaaaaattttggAAGGTAGCCAGTCAGGCTCACAGTGGAAGATACCCATGCACACGtacttatggactgtgaagggggtaaccatgtttcagcccccGGAGTATGTGGCAACATGTCCCTGGTCAACGGCGATTTAGGTGGATAGCCGATagtgtagcccacaccttgaagtggacGCCTGggtatggtaaaaatgtttacaacttTGTTAACAGACATTACATGGATTGTGTCAAGATGGTTGAGGGTTTAGATTAGGCTGGGGGATAGAAAGGTAGTTTGGGTTAGGGGTAAGTGGTTAGGATTGTAGTTGAAAACTATATGGCTAAGCTTGGGAAGGAAAATGGTTTGTGACGTGTTATGGAGTGGCATTAATTATTTCGGCCACCATAATAGTCTTACTGTGTGACGATGTCATGGCATGTAAACAAGTATTTGTAGATCAATGCTATTACGGGAGTCCAGCCATCTTGAGAACAAGAACAAGGTATAGAGTGAGCCCTCATAGTGTTCAGTTCACACGATTTCtcagtgatttttgtttaacctcACTCTATATACAGGTGCATTATGCTACGCTGAGCTCGGCACAGTCATCCCGAAATCAGGAGGGGAGTATGCTTACCTCTTGGACACCCTAGGACCCATCCCTGCCTTTCTCTTCTCCTGGATCTCAACCATAGTTCTTAAACCGTCCAGTGTCTCAGCCATCACTTTAACCTTCGGAGCGTACGCCTCACAAGCTCTCTTCAATACCGACGGAGGAGACTGCGACCCGCCCACTATTACACCGAAGCTGTTCGCAGCCGTTGCAATCGGTGAGTAAAGGTCGATACCGCTGTTTTGTTCCTGTTAATAgacttgggtactttttgtaacacgaaacacaatatccacagatttacattaaacttacacagtttgaagataatgacagtagaaagcttccctgaaaatattagatgCTGAAGTGCtacagattttgagaaatgagtaaaactacagcacctcactgcaagtaatattttcagggaagctttctaatatcattatcttcaaactgtgtaagtttaatgtaaatctgtggacattgtgttttttgtcccccaaaaagtacatagaccctttaacctAAAGGGcacttttttaatttattaactAGCGCCCCTTGTGGCGGATAAGAATGGTCGTCAACTGCCGCCATATGAACTACCAAGCAAATGATGTTTCAACAGGACGTTTACCTGGGATAGATACCCTATAATGAGTAAAAACCTGGAATCAGGATAAGCCTATCggtttctttccctgctttTCACCTCCACTGTGGATCCCTGGTTCGAAACCCACCTCAGACCAGACCCTTGCAAGTGGATTGCGTTGTTTTTAGTTCCTATACTGATTGATGGGTTTAGCCCATTTGTGGTTTCCCCCTCTTTTAAAGCTGAACGTTTTCTTTCACAGTCTCCATTCTTATTAGCGGTGCGTGCACTATTGGATGTATACCAAAATTCCTAAGGATGAGTTGCTGTGAAACCTGATTTTCTAAAAGACAATTTATTGAATCATTGgaattgtttaatgtttcctTCCTTTCTTGCCCTATTCGTTCCGATGCGAAACACAGTACTGATTCTGTTCATCAACTGCGCCAGCGTCAAATGGGCGACATCAGTGCAGGTTGTCTTCACTGCAGCTAAACTGACAGCTCTAGTCATTATTATCATTGTCGGAGTTATCAAGCTCTTTCAAGGTAGGTGAAttatagtctggtcccctgtctttatccgcaaggatagaCACATGTGTTGGCtttatatacacatgtacatcagaTTTAATTGCGAATCTCTAGGATAAAAGACTTGTGAAATGAATGGGAGGTCAAAGGTGGTTGTATAGATGTGGGCTTACAGGCAGATTTCTGGCGTAGAATCTTCACGAGCCTCGAGATGTGACGTCATATGTTCAGGCTAGGTGACCTATGGTAAAGAAAATGCTTTAGTTATAGCTTGGTGGCAGACTTCCTTTGATTGTCTACAAACACTGGACATATTTACATTCCCCAGGATAGGGGATCCAGTCCATTGCAGGTTACTCCCAAACTCTCTCGCCGGTACAGCATTTGTTCTCCCGGAGAGAGGTGGAGTGAGGCAATATTGTGATAAAGTACCTAAGACAAGTTAGTGTCCAAAGTCCAGTGCATAAACAAATGCCACAAATATTACCAGTACATAAAAAACGGGACAATTAATGCCGTTTAGTAACTAActgcttttatttttaacagGTGAAGTTGCTAACCTTACCCCGCCGGAATCTTTCGCAACTTCTTCGCTTCAGCCCTTCGCATATGGCGTTGCGTTCTACCAAGGGCTGTGGGCTTACGACGGATGGTAAATGTTACTTctcaaaatcaataaaaaatacgATAATTTAATTGTCAAATATGAACCGCATCTTAACTGTATGACGGTCAATACTGaggagtccttttatttttagtattttgaaaaaaattgtatgtAACGTCATctttaaaaccaatttttcccatttatcaaaTATGCCTTCTAACAACAATTCTGCTGGACAAACTTTGTTGGTTGTGAAACAATAATCAATGTATTCGTTATTGCTTTCCTTGTATAGGAACCAGCTAAACTACATGACGGAGGAATTGGTCAACCCCTACAGGTAAATATCagtcccgagataaattatttcGGCCAATGTAGAACTCTTCCTCTGTACTGTATTATAATGAATGAAGTTTACTACTATACTGAATTGGCATTATCCGAATAAACGGTCGTAGCTAGATCAATCCATAAGTCGACCATTGTTTACCGTTTATTGATGTCATGATGTGTTGTACCTCAATATtgacatttacaattttttgaaaTGCTTTTCTTGAGGTTGTGTATAAAATATTCCTTTTAACTTTGTTACGCTTGTTGCTATCATTTTGAATTTCGGTatgtattttcttgttttttttagtttgtcttACTGAAGGCACATTCGGTTAGTTTTTAAATGGAGAATTTGCAGTTTAGGGAACATTATTACTGAAGCACATTGAATGCCAATAGCAACACCCTCAGTGTCCGCATCCGTGTAGCTACAACTGTCGATTCTGACACCTGCCGGTTGTGAAACCAGGGTTTGGACCCAGGCTTTGGGTTCCGTCCACTTGGGCCCTGTAAGGAAAACGCACATTTTCCAAATAACCAAAAGGAGCCTGTAAGCCCAAGCCCAAGTTCAagtgtggtttcgaaaagggtttTAGATTTCCATGACTGTTCGCCACACTCGGGGCTGTTCGCAACTACCCTCTGCCGCCCTCTGAGAGATATAGAATGCCATGTCTCGGGTGTGACTTGCACGCGCTTGGAGTCAGTTCAAAGCCAGAACGGTTCTATTTCAAAATCGCCCCTCGTAGAGTGTCGTGGCCGGCAGGTTAGAAGCatcgaactcaagttctggtgccaAGTCACcatagtgtgggtttgaatcccggtagtgacacttttgtccttgagcaagatatagaaaggtttgcggtaacaccatgtaatgactatctctaatgagttggggtggctctgaaaagaaccattggaacttatgagttggggtggtatTTCCCAGGGGTAGTATTTCCAAAACATAACTTAATGAATAGTTTTCTCCTCGAAATTGTCAGTAAAATTTGTCTTCAAATTCACCACACCGGGCTAAACTGAAACCGATATTAGATGAGGCAACTTATAAAGGCTACCTTTTTTAATTTTCGTGCAGGAATCTTCCACTAGCCATCATTATCGGTATCCCTCTGGTGACAGTACTGTACCTAATGGTGAACATATCTTACTTCACTGTCATGACACCAGCGGAATTACTAAGTTCTAATGCAGTCGCCGTGGTAAGGCATCAATTAATATCTGAATCTAGGAAAACTATTTTAGAAATGTTTCATTGTATTTAGGCTACTCATGCACTTTTGTTTCCTCCATGATTTCAACTACTTGGCCAAAAACCTTGTCTAGATTTTGAATATGTATTGTTCAACAGCAACTGTGTTTCCGTTTGTGAGTCCACTGAAACGTTTCGTATGTCTTATTGTCTTTGACATGACTATGACTTGATCacaataaaatcaaaatacCCGTTGTGTTTGTACACACAGATACGTGGCAGGAGATTATGTGTCCCCCTAATATGGCAGACTGTGTAAAATCTTCTTAATATTAAGTTGCGAATTTTTGACGGACATATTCTTCTGCCATACCGGTATGCTGGTAGTCGCTGCATGCACCCATATTATTAACGCCACTTTGAGGAGAATATTGAGACCATAATATTTGTCTTAGGCCAACTTTTTGTTTGGTTAATACGAAACAAGTTAGACTCATCCTAAAGTGAGTTCTGGAACTTACTCGGTTCTGTAAATTTTTGGTTATTACGAAACAAGTTAGACTCATCCTAAAGTGAGTTTTGGAACttactcagttctgaaaatgtTTGGTTAGTACGAAAGAAGTTAAACACATCCTGAAGTGAGTTCTGGAACttactcagttctgaaaatgtTTGGTTAATACGAAACAAGTTAGACACATCTTAAAGTGAGTTCTGGAaccttctcagttctgaaaatgtccagatcagaaaaaaaatccGAAAAAATAGTCTGTTCTTGAAGTGGTCGACGGGTTCTAATCGAatccattttgtgtttttattagaCTTTTGCCAGTCGAACCCTCGGCCCCATGGCTTGGATCATTCCATTCTTTGTCTGTTGCTCTACCTTCGGTGCTGCTAATGGATCAGTCTTCGCTTCCGGAAGGTAGGCGACTATATTTAGTCTTCACCACACAAACTCTCTCCGACCTGCTACCCCCAAATGGATATGATGTGCTACTGTGCAGTACATTTATCAAAGCAAACTGTTTCGTAGGAGGAGTCTAGCACATTTCAACTCATGCtaattattcgttgcaaatgtttgacgtcaaaatttgtgtcGCATTCGTATCCGCAGGAATTATGAACTAGACTTGATTCTATtgcttgaatttgtttttttgaaaaaaattcaaactgACTAAACATGATCATAAGTGAGATGTTTAACACAATGTGTTTACCCAAATTCAGGTTGGCGTTCGTCACTGCCCGCGAGGGCCACACCGTGGATGTTCTGTCCATGGTCCACGTCAAGAGATACACACCAGTCCCAGCGCTCATATTtcaggtaaaaaccaaaacaaaaatcaaaatcgtTGCTTTTTTAACCCTAAATTGAGACGAACGAAAAAGTGAATAAAACTTCAAACAACACTAGTTTGAAATCTACtattcactgcaaaaactggggcgTTTAAATTGGCACTGTGGGTGATGTCACAAATAGGTACCGAAGAGAGAATCAAACGTTCAAAAATCAAAGGGTGTTAAATTAACAAAATGGAAAATTACGAAAACGTGTatcattgtgtattttattgtcTATTTGTGATGTAGACCTTTTGGGGtgtttttataaactttttaaGAATTATGAAGATATGTAAAACAAATTTCGTGTGTTTTCATAtgatgaacaaataaaataacttgaaaTGAGTGTTATTTATaagtctcctgaagacgagcagagtatactgtttgaaacgtcaagaccacaccggctctttttagagccaacacccTCCAAAAGAGATCtcatacatggttgtacccgcaagtttactatttagtatttatagttactttgATAAAGAAAGCCCTATTTTGATAGCa is part of the Asterias rubens chromosome 4, eAstRub1.3, whole genome shotgun sequence genome and harbors:
- the LOC117288893 gene encoding b(0,+)-type amino acid transporter 1-like, encoding MSEVRERDGSKKYSPSTNGGTGKKGLQDGDTDSQDGSKGLKLKRQVGLISGIAMIVGTMIGSGIFVSPKGVLRQTESVGMSLIVWMLCGVLSIIGALCYAELGTVIPKSGGEYAYLLDTLGPIPAFLFSWISTIVLKPSSVSAITLTFGAYASQALFNTDGGDCDPPTITPKLFAAVAIVLILFINCASVKWATSVQVVFTAAKLTALVIIIIVGVIKLFQGEVANLTPPESFATSSLQPFAYGVAFYQGLWAYDGWNQLNYMTEELVNPYRNLPLAIIIGIPLVTVLYLMVNISYFTVMTPAELLSSNAVAVTFASRTLGPMAWIIPFFVCCSTFGAANGSVFASGRLAFVTAREGHTVDVLSMVHVKRYTPVPALIFQAVIALIMIIPGDFDTLVNYFSFTAWLFYGATVGALLILRYKRPDVHRPIKVPIFIPIIVLIASVYLVIAPIIDEPALEYLFALLFILAGLVFYVPFVHYKLELPFMKHITVFFQLLLEVAPSSHDYKTEEIEAA